From Staphylococcus sp. M0911, a single genomic window includes:
- a CDS encoding undecaprenyldiphospho-muramoylpentapeptide beta-N-acetylglucosaminyltransferase has product MTKIAFTGGGTVGHVSVNLSLIPTALDKGHEAFYIGSKNGIEREMIESQLPNIAYYPISSGKLRRYLSLENAKDVFKVLKGVLDARKILKKQKPDLLFSKGGFVSVPVVIAARSLKIPTIIHESDLTPGLANKIALKFAKKIYTTFEDTLNYLPKDKADFVGATVREDLKQGDQQRGYQLTEFKQDKKVLLVMGGSLGSKKLNDAIRENLEALLHQYQVIHLTGKGLVDDSIKKEGYVQFEFVKDDLTDLLAITDTVVSRAGSNAIYEFLTLRIPMLLIPLGLDQSRGDQIDNAKNFESKGYGKAIPEEELTQVRLLEELNHIETNREDIIKQMQTYKESYTKEDLFDKIINDALDN; this is encoded by the coding sequence TTGGACACGTTTCAGTCAATCTAAGTCTGATTCCTACTGCATTAGACAAAGGGCATGAGGCGTTTTATATTGGTTCTAAAAATGGTATAGAAAGAGAAATGATAGAATCACAATTACCTAATATTGCATACTATCCTATTTCGAGTGGTAAATTACGCCGCTACCTATCATTAGAAAATGCGAAAGACGTATTTAAAGTTCTAAAAGGGGTACTTGACGCACGTAAAATTTTGAAAAAACAAAAGCCAGATTTACTATTCTCAAAAGGTGGTTTTGTGTCTGTACCCGTTGTCATTGCGGCACGTTCGTTAAAGATTCCTACTATCATTCACGAATCAGATTTAACACCTGGCTTAGCAAATAAAATTGCATTAAAATTCGCTAAGAAAATCTATACAACGTTTGAAGATACATTAAACTATTTACCAAAAGATAAAGCAGATTTTGTGGGTGCGACAGTACGTGAAGATTTAAAACAAGGAGATCAACAACGTGGTTATCAATTAACTGAATTTAAGCAAGATAAAAAGGTTTTACTTGTTATGGGTGGTAGCTTAGGCAGTAAAAAATTAAATGATGCTATTCGTGAAAACCTAGAAGCTTTATTACACCAATATCAAGTTATACATTTAACCGGTAAAGGGTTAGTTGACGATTCAATTAAAAAAGAAGGCTACGTACAATTTGAATTTGTTAAAGATGATTTAACAGATTTACTTGCGATTACTGATACAGTAGTAAGTCGTGCAGGATCAAATGCTATTTATGAATTTCTTACGTTACGAATTCCAATGCTATTAATACCACTTGGTCTTGATCAATCACGTGGCGACCAAATTGATAACGCGAAAAACTTCGAGTCTAAAGGTTATGGTAAAGCCATTCCTGAAGAAGAATTGACGCAAGTAAGATTGTTAGAAGAGTTGAATCACATTGAAACAAATCGTGAGGATATCATTAAACAAATGCAGACTTATAAAGAAAGTTACACTAAAGAAGATTTATTCGATAAAATAATCAATGATGCTTTAGACAATTAG
- a CDS encoding phosphatase PAP2 family protein — MSRLKRISLLIIFTLIFGIIAFFHESRLGKWIDNEVYEFIYASESFITTSIMLGATKLGEVWAMVCLSLMLIAYLMLKRLRIETLFFIIVMSLSSILNPVLKNIFDRERPTLLRLIDITGFSFPSGHAMGSTSYFGSIIYILNRTDSGLSKGILIGLAASLILMVSTSRVYLGVHYPTDIIAGIIGGAFSIVLSTLILNEQLAK, encoded by the coding sequence ATGAGTCGATTAAAACGAATTTCATTACTTATCATTTTTACTTTGATATTTGGAATCATAGCATTCTTCCATGAATCACGCTTAGGTAAATGGATAGATAATGAAGTTTACGAATTCATTTATGCATCAGAAAGCTTTATTACAACTTCAATCATGCTTGGTGCTACCAAACTAGGTGAAGTATGGGCTATGGTTTGTTTATCATTAATGCTTATCGCATATTTAATGTTAAAACGACTAAGAATTGAAACTTTATTCTTTATTATCGTGATGAGTTTATCAAGCATATTAAACCCCGTTTTAAAAAATATCTTTGATAGAGAACGACCAACATTATTGCGCTTAATTGATATTACTGGTTTTAGTTTCCCGAGTGGACACGCAATGGGATCAACATCTTATTTCGGTAGTATCATTTATATCTTGAACAGAACGGATTCTGGACTATCAAAAGGCATTTTAATTGGGTTAGCAGCTTCACTCATTTTGATGGTTTCAACATCACGTGTGTATTTAGGTGTACATTATCCAACTGATATTATTGCAGGTATCATTGGTGGCGCATTTAGTATTGTATTATCAACACTAATCTTAAATGAGCAATTAGCAAAATAA